One Chryseobacterium sp. StRB126 genomic region harbors:
- a CDS encoding beta-carotene 15,15'-monooxygenase gives MAKRQMPFFKRWVPEWMVKIILFSMTLPGIIIFFLPLTNVNAAAGYYGSEPADIQFSVALFYAGYVGFYCLERRFFSFLAAKEYFLIFTTLQILACLICYFTREVYILFPVRFIQGMLFAGNVNLSLTLIFTRLSNERGREISFSVFFGILICALPFNNLITADLIDSYNFNIVYKTAIFSYLPGLIFLTLTMTNYRPNVRFHLYKLDWQSFAVFSTILVLVGYITIFGQEYYWLEDNRILGSVITIIVLAGLSIFRQNSIKRPYIDLRVFRYRNFKVGLLILFVMYICRFASGITNNYFATELHLDPFYISYINVFNLSGLVIGVIIACCMVLQKKKIQYVWVPGFLMLLLFHALMYYSFDVQADEFNYYIPLFLQGLGVGLIMVPTIIFIISSVPASIGPSAAATALAIRYFGFCASIALINFFELFEKSRHYNAFQDHVTITDPFVKDFLHKQTTKLVAKGMLEDHAVKASNKLLVGRLNVQDHVRFAMDYYEMMVWLLAGALLLILLFPYLNRTVLYLKSRRLSPA, from the coding sequence ATGGCTAAAAGACAAATGCCTTTTTTTAAAAGATGGGTGCCGGAATGGATGGTGAAAATTATTCTTTTCTCTATGACCTTACCGGGAATTATCATATTCTTCCTGCCGCTTACGAACGTCAATGCAGCGGCTGGGTACTATGGAAGCGAACCTGCTGATATTCAGTTTTCAGTAGCGTTATTTTACGCTGGATATGTAGGGTTTTACTGTCTGGAAAGAAGGTTTTTCAGTTTTTTGGCTGCAAAGGAGTATTTTCTGATATTTACCACTTTGCAGATCCTGGCCTGCCTCATCTGTTACTTTACCCGGGAAGTGTATATTCTTTTTCCAGTGCGTTTTATCCAGGGAATGCTGTTTGCTGGGAACGTAAACCTTTCATTAACGCTGATTTTTACAAGATTGAGCAATGAAAGAGGAAGAGAAATCAGTTTCTCAGTGTTCTTTGGAATCCTGATCTGTGCATTACCTTTTAATAACCTGATTACGGCAGATCTTATTGACTCCTATAATTTTAATATTGTATATAAAACGGCAATATTCTCTTACTTGCCAGGGCTTATTTTCCTAACTCTAACCATGACTAATTACAGGCCCAATGTAAGATTTCATTTGTATAAACTGGATTGGCAGAGCTTTGCGGTTTTTAGTACTATTTTGGTATTGGTAGGGTATATCACCATCTTCGGTCAGGAGTATTATTGGCTGGAAGATAACAGAATTTTAGGAAGTGTAATCACCATCATCGTATTGGCAGGACTATCGATCTTCCGCCAGAATTCGATTAAAAGACCTTATATAGATCTTCGGGTTTTCAGATATAGAAATTTTAAAGTAGGGCTGTTGATTCTCTTCGTTATGTATATTTGCCGTTTCGCTTCGGGAATTACCAATAATTATTTTGCAACGGAGCTGCATCTGGATCCGTTTTATATCTCTTATATCAATGTTTTTAATCTATCAGGGTTAGTTATTGGGGTTATTATTGCCTGTTGTATGGTTTTGCAGAAGAAAAAAATACAGTATGTCTGGGTGCCCGGTTTTCTCATGTTGCTTTTGTTTCATGCCCTGATGTATTATTCCTTTGATGTACAGGCAGATGAATTCAATTATTATATTCCGTTATTCCTTCAGGGATTAGGGGTGGGATTAATCATGGTTCCTACAATTATTTTCATCATATCCTCAGTTCCTGCTTCTATTGGGCCTTCAGCAGCTGCAACAGCTTTAGCAATTCGTTATTTTGGTTTCTGTGCCAGCATAGCATTGATTAATTTTTTTGAGCTTTTTGAGAAAAGCCGTCATTATAATGCTTTCCAGGATCATGTAACAATAACTGATCCCTTTGTGAAAGACTTTCTTCATAAGCAGACCACTAAATTGGTCGCTAAAGGAATGCTTGAAGATCATGCGGTAAAAGCTTCCAATAAATTATTAGTAGGAAGACTTAATGTTCAGGATCATGTACGTTTTGCCATGGATTATTATGAAATGATGGTATGGCTTCTGGCCGGAGCTTTGCTGTTAATTCTACTTTTTCCATACCTGAACCGTACGGTTCTTTATTTGAAATCCCGCCGGTTATCTCCTGCATAA